From a single Miscanthus floridulus cultivar M001 chromosome 8, ASM1932011v1, whole genome shotgun sequence genomic region:
- the LOC136471046 gene encoding UDP-glycosyltransferase 72B1-like has protein sequence MCDGGETNAATAEAPPHVALLSSPGMGHVAPLAELARRLHEAHGFTATVLTYASSDSAAQRALLASLPPAMGAASLPTVPLDDLPAGSAIETLLSVEAQRSVPALTMVLKDLKSRTGNLVAFVADLFSADTLRAARDAGVPGYLFFPSNLLMLSLMLHLPRLDAELAAVEGGGEFRDMTEPVRLPGCVSVPGADILQPLQDRASDACRWMVHHGERYRDADGILVNTFDAAEPGAAAVLRRPEPWRPPVYPVGPITRRATTADDGDDTGCVEWLDAQPERSVLFVSFGSGSALSAAQTRELARGLELSGARFLWVVRSPIDADAYAAGAGANPGESYYDGLKSRDDPLSHLPGGFVERTKATGLVVPSWAPQARVLAHRATMAMLTHCGWNSVLESVVSGVPMVAWPLYAEQRQNAVLLCEETRAALRPRARGADGMILAEDIAEVVKEMMHGEKGAAARAKVEELREAAASVLRPGGVSYATLAEVVSKWKGATH, from the coding sequence ATGTGCGACGGCGGCGAGACCAACGCCGCGACGGCCGAGGCGCCGCCCCACGTGGCGCTGCTCTCGTCGCCGGGCATGGGCCACGTGGCGCCGCTGGCCGAGCTGGCGCGCCGGCTGCACGAGGCGCACGGCTTCACAGCCACCGTGCTCACCTACGCCAGCTCTGACTCCGCCGCGCAGCGCGCCCTCCTGGCGTCCCTGCCGCCGGCCATGGGCGCTGCGTCGCTCCCGACCGTTCCGCTCGACGACCTCCCCGCGGGCTCCGCCATCGAGACTCTCCTCTCCGTCGAGGCGCAGCGGTCCGTCCCGGCGCTCACGATGGTGCTTAAGGATCTCAAATCCCGGACGGGCAACCTCGTCGCGTTCGTCGCCGACCTCTTCAGCGCCGACACGCTGCGCGCGGCGCGCGACGCCGGGGTGCCGGGGTACCTCTTCTTCCCGTCCAACCTCCTCATGCTCTCGCTGATGCTCCACCTCCCGCGCCTCGACGCGGAACTCGCCGCCGTTGAAGGCGGAGGCGAGTTCCGCGACATGACGGAGCCCGTCAGGCTCCCCGGCTGCGTGTCGGTCCCTGGCGCCGACATCCTACAGCCGCTCCAGGACCGGGCCAGCGACGCGTGCCGGTGGATGGTGCACCACGGCGAGCGGTACCGCGACGCGGACGGCATACTGGTGAACACGTTCGACGCCGCCGAGCCCGGCGCCGCGGCCGTGCTCCGCCGGCCCGAGCCGTGGCGCCCGCCGGTGTACCCGGTCGGGCCCATCACACGGCGGGCGACGACCGCTGACGACGGCGACGACACCGGTTGCGTGGAGTGGCTGGACGCGCAGCCGGAGCGGTCGGTGCTGTTTGTGTCGTTCGGCAGCGGCAGCGCGCTGTCCGCGGCGCAGACACGCGAGCTGGCGCGCGGGCTGGAGCTGTCCGGGGCGCGGTTCCTGTGGGTGGTGAGGAGCCCCATCGACGCCGACGCCTACGCTGCCGGCGCCGGCGCTAACCCCGGGGAGAGCTACTACGACGGGTTGAAAAGCAGGGACGACCCGCTGAGCCACCTACCCGGCGGGTTCGTGGAGAGGACCAAGGCGACGGGCCTCGTGGTGCCGTCGTGGGCGCCGCAGGCGAGGGTCCTCGCGCATCGCGCCACCATGGCAATGCTGACGCACTGCGGCTGGAACTCGGTGCTGGAGAGCGTGGTGAGCGGGGTGCCCATGGTGGCATGGCCGCTGTACGCCGAGCAGAGGCAGAACGCCGTGCTGCTGTGCGAGGAGACCCGGGCGGCACTCAGGCCTCGGGCCCGCGGCGCCGACGGGATGATCCTCGCAGAAGACATCGCCGAGGTTGTCAAGGAGATGATGCACGGCGAGAAGGGAGCGGCGGCGCGCGCCAAGGTGGAGGAGCTCCGGGAGGCAGCGGCGAGCGTGCTCCGGCCCGGCGGCGTGTCCTACGCGACACTTGCTGA